The proteins below are encoded in one region of Gemmatimonas sp.:
- a CDS encoding alpha/beta hydrolase, protein MRLASLRAGWLVAVALLLPACRSMSRATPHVSGVADTVFYVSARARAEGRDSRERALALEYGMAVMQRHRGTPEDRGVGRDIVDSVLLDSARFVEQLRTRVQVQRAPLDLAMLYVHGMGTSLHEAWQYTAAASVQSGTQVPWIVFCWPVSGTGVSRPQPHAFFTAGYHRDAAMADSAGAAFALAFSVVRTAVPSTQLVVVSHSLGGQLVGRALHEDSTLRAGLEQAPLRALVFAIPDVNAQAFNDTLAPALRYTAARRVVYVTRNDRAMMIARRINGTPRAGLRTDDDWRAPDSALVETVDVTNAATTEGWFQSRFGSHHAIKRKTGLLVDLVVIVGALRDATCRSRGGFGEADADGIWRLQRVVPTTSDLLACPTMYNGAPR, encoded by the coding sequence ATGAGGCTCGCATCCCTTCGTGCCGGGTGGCTGGTGGCCGTGGCGCTGCTGCTGCCGGCCTGCCGCTCGATGAGCCGCGCCACACCCCATGTGTCGGGGGTCGCGGATACGGTCTTCTACGTGTCGGCGCGCGCGCGCGCCGAGGGGCGGGATTCGCGCGAGCGCGCGCTGGCGCTCGAATACGGCATGGCCGTCATGCAGCGCCACCGGGGCACCCCCGAAGACCGTGGGGTGGGCCGCGACATCGTGGATAGCGTCCTGCTCGATTCCGCGCGGTTCGTCGAGCAGCTCCGGACGCGCGTGCAGGTGCAGCGCGCACCACTCGACCTGGCGATGCTGTATGTGCACGGCATGGGCACCTCGTTGCACGAGGCGTGGCAGTACACGGCCGCCGCGTCGGTGCAGAGTGGTACGCAGGTACCCTGGATCGTCTTCTGCTGGCCGGTCAGCGGTACAGGCGTGAGTCGACCGCAGCCCCATGCGTTCTTCACCGCCGGGTACCACCGGGACGCCGCCATGGCGGACAGCGCCGGGGCGGCGTTCGCTCTGGCATTCAGCGTCGTGCGGACGGCGGTGCCGAGTACGCAGCTGGTGGTGGTGTCGCACTCCCTGGGGGGCCAGCTGGTGGGGCGGGCACTGCACGAGGACAGCACGCTGCGCGCAGGGCTCGAGCAGGCGCCGCTGCGCGCCCTGGTGTTCGCCATCCCCGACGTGAACGCCCAGGCGTTCAACGACACGCTGGCCCCGGCGCTGCGCTACACGGCCGCCCGGCGCGTGGTGTACGTAACGCGCAACGATCGCGCGATGATGATCGCGCGCCGCATCAACGGGACGCCGCGTGCCGGCTTGCGGACAGATGACGACTGGCGTGCTCCCGATTCGGCGCTCGTGGAAACCGTGGACGTCACGAACGCGGCCACCACCGAGGGGTGGTTTCAATCGCGCTTCGGCAGCCACCACGCCATCAAGCGCAAGACCGGGCTGCTCGTGGACCTGGTCGTGATCGTCGGTGCCCTGCGCGACGCCACCTGCCGATCGCGCGGAGGCTTTGGCGAGGCCGACGCCGACGGGATCTGGCGACTGCAGCGCGTGGTGCCAACGACCAGCGACCTGCTCGCGTGCCCCACCATGTACAATGGAGCGCCACGATGA
- a CDS encoding Uma2 family endonuclease — MPVLADRLWTAAEVQALPDDPSHRYECVDGVLLVSPTPRLAHQGAVSALNVLLEGLVRPAGVGTVFVAPSEWVLDVRTLVQPDLYVVPLVEGRRPRTYEERAQALLFVEVLSPGTARFDRVVKRERYLRAGIEYWIVDLDSRLVERWMPGEERPSIHTEELVWQPAGAIAPFVIVLDPFFTEVVGPA, encoded by the coding sequence ATGCCCGTCCTTGCCGATCGCCTCTGGACCGCTGCCGAGGTTCAGGCGCTCCCCGACGACCCGTCGCACCGGTACGAGTGCGTGGATGGGGTGCTGCTGGTGAGCCCGACGCCGCGACTCGCACACCAGGGCGCGGTATCCGCGCTGAACGTCTTGCTGGAAGGGCTGGTGCGCCCGGCCGGGGTGGGCACGGTGTTCGTCGCGCCATCGGAATGGGTGCTCGACGTCCGAACACTGGTTCAGCCGGACCTCTACGTGGTGCCCCTGGTGGAGGGGCGGCGGCCACGGACCTACGAGGAGCGCGCGCAGGCGCTCCTGTTCGTGGAAGTCCTTTCACCGGGTACCGCGCGGTTCGATCGCGTGGTGAAACGCGAGCGATACCTGCGGGCGGGAATCGAGTACTGGATCGTGGATCTCGACTCGCGTCTGGTGGAGCGCTGGATGCCAGGCGAGGAACGACCAAGCATCCACACGGAGGAGCTGGTGTGGCAGCCGGCGGGCGCCATCGCGCCCTTCGTGATCGTGTTGGATCCGTTCTTCACC